In one window of Chryseobacterium sp. JV274 DNA:
- a CDS encoding zinc-binding dehydrogenase, protein MKTIVIKNYGGPEVLEVTESPAPFITNSSQVLVKVRATSVNPLDYQVRRGDYASQFELPITTGHDIAGNVVAVGEAVTKWQPGDKVYYSPRFGGPGSYAEYHITDESSLSGMPDNISYEEAAAIPLIGGTVWEMLVVRAQIKKGDRILILGGAGGVGSLAIQVAKSLGAYVYTTGQSILHEKLQHLGADVVIDHQKENWVEEIQSYTQGKGVDVIIDTVGGTTLSDSPLALADYGTVVTLVDIAQPQNLIHAWEKNATYHFVFTRQSRDELHHITQLIETGQVKPVIDSIYPIEEVQKAHQRMEDSKRNKPLLGKIVLSL, encoded by the coding sequence ATGAAAACAATTGTCATAAAAAACTACGGAGGACCGGAAGTTCTGGAGGTAACGGAAAGTCCCGCTCCTTTTATAACAAATTCTTCTCAGGTATTAGTAAAAGTAAGGGCAACTTCGGTAAATCCTCTGGATTATCAGGTAAGACGTGGAGACTACGCATCTCAATTTGAATTACCTATCACAACCGGCCATGATATTGCGGGTAATGTTGTTGCCGTGGGTGAAGCTGTAACAAAATGGCAACCTGGTGATAAGGTCTATTATTCGCCACGTTTTGGCGGACCGGGCAGTTATGCAGAATATCACATTACCGACGAATCCTCATTATCCGGAATGCCAGATAACATCAGCTATGAGGAAGCCGCTGCGATTCCGCTTATTGGAGGAACGGTATGGGAAATGCTCGTGGTAAGGGCTCAGATAAAAAAAGGAGACCGTATTCTCATTCTCGGAGGTGCAGGTGGTGTTGGCTCACTCGCTATACAGGTGGCTAAATCGCTAGGTGCTTATGTGTACACAACAGGGCAGAGCATTTTACACGAAAAGCTTCAGCATCTCGGAGCGGATGTGGTCATTGATCATCAAAAAGAAAACTGGGTTGAAGAAATACAGTCTTACACCCAGGGAAAAGGTGTTGATGTCATTATCGATACGGTTGGAGGAACTACGCTCTCAGACAGCCCTCTGGCTTTAGCTGATTATGGTACTGTAGTAACGCTGGTTGATATTGCACAGCCACAAAACCTTATCCATGCCTGGGAAAAAAATGCAACGTATCATTTTGTTTTTACCAGACAAAGCAGAGACGAGCTTCATCATATTACCCAATTGATAGAAACCGGACAGGTAAAACCCGTTATAGACA
- a CDS encoding LysR family transcriptional regulator → MNINDLKIFEAVAESGSFTKAASTMFTVQSNVTARIKSLEDEFDTKLFSRTSRKVELTSEGMILMQYSKQIQHLVEEAKNNILSGENIRGCLKIGCIETTMALKVPEILNTFDEKYPGIELEFKSDTRDAVLSGVLDYRLDAAFVSAPVNAKGLEKICIKEEQLVILTSSKGPNLQTLIANEPLKIVVFDEGCIFRERLESWLSHKGILNYKSTTLNSIEGVINFVEAGLGISILPEEIVSKYYAGRNIKTYGLNKQLGTMNTILVFRKDGPQSKALQCFIDMHAQLL, encoded by the coding sequence ATGAATATAAATGATTTAAAAATATTTGAAGCCGTTGCAGAAAGTGGAAGTTTTACCAAAGCCGCTTCCACGATGTTTACGGTTCAGTCGAATGTTACGGCAAGAATAAAAAGTCTTGAAGATGAGTTTGATACTAAGCTTTTTTCACGTACATCCAGGAAAGTAGAGCTTACTTCTGAAGGGATGATCCTGATGCAGTATTCTAAACAGATTCAGCATTTGGTGGAAGAAGCAAAGAACAATATTCTGAGCGGTGAAAATATAAGAGGATGTCTGAAAATAGGCTGTATAGAAACAACAATGGCTTTGAAAGTACCCGAGATCCTCAATACTTTTGACGAAAAATATCCCGGTATCGAGCTGGAGTTTAAATCTGATACAAGAGATGCCGTACTTTCCGGAGTTCTGGATTACAGGCTTGATGCTGCTTTCGTTTCCGCTCCCGTAAATGCCAAAGGACTGGAAAAGATCTGTATTAAAGAAGAGCAGCTTGTCATTCTTACCTCATCAAAAGGCCCGAACCTGCAAACCCTGATTGCGAACGAACCCCTGAAGATCGTCGTATTTGATGAGGGCTGTATTTTCAGAGAAAGATTAGAATCGTGGCTTAGCCATAAAGGAATTCTGAATTATAAAAGTACCACCCTGAATTCTATTGAGGGTGTGATTAATTTCGTAGAAGCAGGTTTGGGAATCAGCATACTGCCGGAAGAAATTGTCTCCAAATATTACGCAGGAAGAAACATTAAGACCTATGGCCTCAATAAGCAGCTGGGAACCATGAACACCATTCTTGTTTTCAGAAAAGACGGACCGCAGTCCAAAGCTTTGCAGTGCTTTATTGATATGCATGCGCAATTATTATGA
- a CDS encoding helix-turn-helix domain-containing protein, whose amino-acid sequence MKKTDQTPFKFESLSDASQFFGLPKPKHPLISLMNGAHNLVATDKLSQKHVLSFYKISYKPKLEGRIEYGQGYYDFNEGGLLFAAPGQVIGGNGNSDTVCSQYSLLIHPDFFLGYPIARKIRQYGFFSYSTKETLHLSEEEKNTVLSIFNFIESELNSRIDDFSHDVMISQIELLLNYANRFYKRQFITRKATSSTLLQKFEDLLDGYFKDEMSLNKGIPTVSYFAENLHLSPSYLSDMLRSLTGQSTQQHIHDKLISQAKEMLSTTNLSVSEVAYALGFEHSQSFSSLFKTKTKLSPLEFRKSFN is encoded by the coding sequence ATGAAAAAGACAGATCAAACTCCATTCAAATTTGAATCGTTATCAGATGCCAGCCAGTTTTTCGGACTGCCAAAACCGAAGCATCCTCTCATTAGCTTAATGAATGGGGCACATAATCTGGTCGCTACTGATAAATTGTCTCAAAAACATGTTCTGAGTTTCTATAAGATCTCCTATAAACCCAAACTGGAAGGCAGAATAGAATACGGACAGGGCTACTACGATTTTAATGAAGGCGGACTGCTCTTTGCAGCACCCGGCCAGGTGATAGGAGGGAACGGGAACAGTGATACGGTGTGCTCACAATATTCTCTGCTCATTCATCCTGATTTCTTTTTAGGATATCCCATCGCCAGGAAGATCAGGCAATATGGTTTTTTCTCCTATTCCACAAAAGAAACGCTGCACCTTTCTGAAGAAGAGAAGAATACGGTTCTTTCTATTTTCAATTTTATTGAATCTGAACTCAACAGCCGTATTGATGACTTCAGCCATGATGTAATGATCTCTCAGATAGAACTGCTTCTGAACTATGCCAACCGTTTTTATAAGCGCCAGTTTATCACCCGTAAAGCAACCAGCAGCACTCTTTTGCAAAAATTTGAAGATTTGCTGGATGGATATTTTAAAGATGAAATGTCTCTTAATAAAGGAATACCTACGGTGAGTTATTTTGCAGAAAACCTCCATCTTTCACCCAGCTATTTAAGTGATATGCTGCGTTCCTTAACGGGGCAGAGTACCCAGCAGCATATTCATGATAAGCTAATCAGCCAAGCCAAAGAAATGCTTTCCACCACCAATCTGTCTGTGAGTGAAGTAGCGTATGCACTGGGGTTTGAGCATTCCCAGTCGTTCAGTAGTTTATTTAAAACCAAAACCAAACTTTCTCCATTAGAATTCAGGAAGTCTTTCAATTAA
- a CDS encoding SDR family NAD(P)-dependent oxidoreductase: protein MIQQNRIWFITGASRGFGRIWTEAALERGDKVVATARKLESIADFKEKYGDNVLTLALDVTHPEQVKEAVYKAHQHFGKLDIVLNNAGYSLVGTIEEAGADEIRALYETNILGPVSVIQAALPIMREQGYGHILGTSSNLGHVTLPVIGYYSSSKWAFEAIHESLAEEIKQFGIKVTIIEPGAYATEFGSQDSLKFSQNMEVYNDFKTEFIKTIQSYEKGDPTATPEALFKVVDAENPPLRFHLGSHNLPLVKSVYAERINLWEAWDEVSSAAQGS, encoded by the coding sequence ATGATACAACAAAATAGAATCTGGTTTATAACCGGAGCATCAAGAGGGTTCGGGCGCATCTGGACTGAAGCAGCGTTGGAACGTGGTGACAAAGTGGTAGCTACTGCAAGAAAACTGGAAAGCATCGCCGATTTTAAGGAGAAATACGGTGATAATGTACTTACTTTAGCACTGGATGTTACCCATCCTGAGCAGGTAAAAGAAGCCGTATATAAAGCCCATCAGCATTTCGGAAAACTGGATATAGTACTGAATAATGCCGGATATTCGCTGGTAGGAACCATAGAAGAGGCAGGTGCGGATGAAATCCGTGCTTTATATGAAACCAATATTTTAGGTCCTGTAAGTGTCATTCAGGCAGCGTTGCCGATCATGAGAGAACAGGGATACGGGCATATTCTGGGGACATCAAGCAATCTCGGACACGTTACATTGCCTGTCATTGGGTATTACAGTTCTTCCAAATGGGCTTTTGAAGCCATCCATGAGAGTCTTGCGGAAGAGATCAAACAATTCGGGATTAAAGTGACTATTATAGAACCTGGGGCCTATGCTACAGAATTCGGAAGTCAGGATTCCCTGAAATTTTCCCAGAATATGGAGGTGTACAATGACTTTAAGACAGAATTTATAAAGACCATTCAGTCTTATGAGAAAGGAGATCCTACAGCGACACCAGAAGCACTCTTCAAAGTGGTAGATGCTGAAAATCCACCGTTGCGTTTTCATCTGGGAAGCCATAACCTTCCTTTGGTGAAGTCTGTATATGCAGAAAGAATCAATCTTTGGGAAGCCTGGGATGAAGTTTCCAGTGCCGCGCAGGGATCATAA
- a CDS encoding alpha/beta fold hydrolase: protein MKTISRQLIASLSLGLVMSNMTMTQSKQKLTLNNHIMENHPIHYRNIKVNDLNLFYRESGPTDAPAILLLHGYPTSSHMFRNLIPILSKKYHVIAPDLPGFGYSDAPDHQQFSYTFDRLAETVQAFIDKLGMKRFAVYIFDYGAPVGLRLAMNNPEKITGIVSQNGNAYEEGLSKEWNPIQKYWKDPSQENRLALKDFVSKEATQFQYYHGVSDPSLIAPESYTLDQKFLDRPGNIEIQLDLMKDYRTNVALYPKFHEYFRKHQPKMLLVWGNKDPYFLPAGAEAYKKDLPNAKLKFYDTGHFVLETNAEEIGAEIFEFMGTLPQ, encoded by the coding sequence ATGAAAACAATTTCAAGACAATTAATTGCAAGCCTGTCGCTTGGCTTAGTGATGAGCAATATGACCATGACTCAATCCAAACAAAAATTAACTTTAAACAATCACATTATGGAAAACCATCCTATCCACTACAGAAACATTAAAGTAAATGATCTAAACCTATTTTACAGAGAATCAGGCCCAACTGATGCTCCTGCAATACTTTTACTGCACGGATACCCTACTTCATCCCATATGTTCAGAAACCTGATCCCGATTTTGAGTAAAAAATACCATGTCATCGCTCCAGATCTGCCTGGTTTTGGTTATTCTGATGCTCCGGATCACCAGCAGTTCTCATACACCTTTGACCGTCTTGCAGAAACGGTACAGGCATTTATTGATAAACTGGGAATGAAACGTTTTGCGGTTTATATCTTTGATTATGGAGCTCCGGTAGGCTTACGCCTGGCCATGAACAATCCTGAAAAGATCACTGGTATCGTCTCCCAAAACGGAAACGCCTATGAAGAAGGATTAAGCAAGGAATGGAATCCTATACAGAAATACTGGAAAGATCCCTCACAGGAAAACCGCCTTGCATTGAAAGACTTTGTTTCTAAAGAAGCGACCCAATTTCAATATTATCATGGTGTTTCTGATCCTTCTCTCATTGCACCGGAATCGTATACCCTAGATCAGAAATTCCTTGACAGACCGGGTAATATAGAGATCCAGCTGGACTTAATGAAAGATTACAGAACCAATGTAGCTTTATATCCCAAATTCCATGAATATTTCAGAAAACATCAGCCAAAGATGTTATTGGTATGGGGAAACAAAGATCCATACTTTTTGCCTGCAGGAGCTGAAGCTTATAAAAAAGATCTTCCCAATGCAAAATTAAAATTTTATGATACCGGGCACTTTGTGCTGGAAACCAACGCTGAAGAAATAGGTGCCGAAATATTTGAATTTATGGGAACACTGCCTCAATAG
- a CDS encoding serine hydrolase domain-containing protein, with the protein MNIKITLLLLLISNYFFSQTINPEKLDHYFSYIEKNNLGVGSLSIFKNGKEVYSKNFGQKNIPELTYNKNTKYQVGSVTKMITAVLIFRLIEKNKLNLNTQLSEFYPEIPNSDKMTIKNLLEHTSGLGSYVVKDGEVWVTGKVKDKEIMDLIIKQGKSFEPGEKVAYSNSAYYLLTKILERKYEKSFYKIVQSEIINPLQLKNLIPFKANQKNIFPPFRYENNSWSMLKEEIDFLNVIGVGDISSTPYDLNIFINSLFHNVILKKETLKLMEPVLGKENWGRGMAIWDFNGITFYGHGGDTLGSHAILIYNKEADLSIAYNTNGERIKKEDFIKNVVNLLYNKEITLPEIKNKL; encoded by the coding sequence ATGAATATTAAAATTACATTACTGCTTCTTCTTATTTCCAATTATTTTTTTTCACAAACCATCAACCCGGAAAAATTAGATCATTATTTCAGTTATATTGAAAAGAATAATCTGGGAGTGGGCAGTTTATCTATTTTTAAAAATGGTAAAGAGGTTTATTCTAAAAATTTCGGACAAAAAAATATCCCGGAATTAACTTATAATAAGAATACTAAATATCAGGTAGGCTCTGTTACGAAAATGATTACAGCCGTTTTAATTTTCAGGTTAATTGAAAAAAACAAACTGAATCTCAATACTCAACTTTCAGAGTTTTATCCGGAGATTCCCAATTCTGATAAAATGACCATTAAAAATTTATTGGAACATACCAGCGGGCTGGGAAGCTATGTGGTGAAAGATGGAGAAGTATGGGTTACCGGAAAAGTAAAGGACAAAGAGATAATGGATTTGATCATCAAACAGGGAAAGAGTTTTGAGCCCGGTGAAAAAGTGGCATATTCTAACTCTGCTTATTATCTTTTAACGAAAATTCTCGAAAGAAAATATGAGAAATCGTTTTACAAGATCGTTCAATCAGAAATTATAAATCCTCTCCAATTAAAAAATTTAATACCTTTCAAAGCCAATCAAAAAAACATATTCCCACCTTTTCGTTATGAAAACAATTCCTGGAGTATGTTGAAAGAGGAAATAGACTTTCTCAATGTAATCGGCGTGGGTGATATCTCTTCAACACCTTATGATCTGAATATTTTCATCAACAGTTTATTCCATAATGTCATTCTGAAAAAAGAAACACTGAAACTGATGGAACCTGTATTGGGAAAGGAAAATTGGGGAAGAGGAATGGCAATCTGGGACTTTAATGGCATTACATTTTACGGCCATGGCGGCGATACCTTAGGATCACACGCTATTCTCATCTATAATAAAGAGGCAGATCTCTCCATCGCTTATAATACCAATGGAGAACGGATTAAAAAGGAGGATTTCATAAAAAATGTAGTTAATCTGCTCTATAACAAAGAAATTACGCTTCCTGAAATCAAAAACAAATTGTAA
- a CDS encoding DUF5131 family protein, which translates to MAQSSIEWTEMTWNPTTGCTKISQGCKFCYAEIMTRRLKAMGQEKYKDGFKIIREHPIALNVPYLWKNPKIVFVNSMSDLFHEDISDSFIKDVFKVMNDNPQHIFQVLTKRAERLFEIHSELIWTRNIWMGVSVENKDVTHRIDYLQQINACVKFLSLEPLIGPLENLDLLNIDWVIVGGESGHRPRPMKTEWVIDIQKQCEKYGIAFFFKQWGGKNKKAAGRLLNGKTYDEMPKRS; encoded by the coding sequence ATGGCACAATCATCTATAGAATGGACAGAAATGACATGGAATCCTACAACAGGGTGCACAAAAATTTCACAGGGATGCAAATTCTGCTATGCAGAGATTATGACTCGCAGGTTAAAAGCTATGGGGCAGGAAAAATATAAGGATGGCTTTAAAATAATAAGAGAGCATCCAATAGCTTTGAATGTACCGTACTTATGGAAAAATCCTAAAATTGTTTTCGTAAATTCTATGAGCGATTTATTTCACGAAGATATTTCAGATTCATTTATCAAAGATGTCTTTAAAGTAATGAATGATAACCCTCAACACATTTTTCAAGTTCTAACAAAGAGAGCAGAACGTCTTTTTGAAATTCATTCAGAATTAATATGGACACGTAATATTTGGATGGGGGTTTCCGTAGAAAACAAAGATGTTACTCACAGAATAGATTATCTTCAACAAATCAATGCTTGTGTAAAATTTCTCTCGTTAGAACCTTTAATTGGCCCTCTAGAAAATCTGGACCTGTTGAATATAGATTGGGTAATCGTTGGTGGAGAAAGTGGTCATAGACCGAGGCCTATGAAAACTGAATGGGTCATTGATATTCAAAAACAATGCGAAAAATATGGTATCGCATTTTTCTTTAAACAATGGGGTGGTAAAAATAAAAAAGCAGCTGGAAGATTATTAAATGGTAAAACTTATGATGAGATGCCAAAAAGATCATAG
- a CDS encoding three-Cys-motif partner protein TcmP, with protein MSANNFFNEQKEQSLIKSTIVSKYFIVWAKIIINTQKKYPRNAQKVAYIDLFAGPGRYKDGTISTPTKILNSAVQDDDLRTRLVTIFNDKNEDNSKELENTINEIENIKTLTYQPKVWNEEVGQNIVSKFENMSLIPTLFFVDPWGYKGLSLRLVNSVVKDWGCDAIFFFNYNRINMGLNNRNVKAHMDALFGSDRCDELRTNLQNKTPEEKELLIIEELCNALKEYGSRYVLPFRFRDAKGKRTSHHLIFVSKNFKGYETMKGIMAKESTSNEEGVPSFEYDPADFLPQQMLLFKLSRSLNTLKDDICKNFSGKTMTMKEVYESHNVDTPFISKNYKDALKELYDDKKITAISKTGKPPKKGTFGDDILVTFN; from the coding sequence ATGTCAGCAAATAATTTTTTTAATGAACAAAAAGAGCAATCGCTCATAAAATCAACTATTGTTTCTAAATATTTTATTGTTTGGGCGAAAATTATTATTAATACACAGAAAAAATATCCGAGGAATGCTCAAAAAGTTGCATATATTGATCTTTTTGCTGGCCCAGGAAGATATAAAGATGGAACAATTTCAACCCCTACAAAAATTCTAAATAGTGCAGTACAAGATGATGATCTTCGTACAAGATTAGTAACAATTTTTAATGATAAAAATGAGGATAATTCAAAAGAACTAGAAAATACAATTAATGAAATTGAAAATATTAAAACTTTAACTTATCAACCAAAAGTATGGAATGAAGAAGTAGGTCAAAACATAGTTTCAAAATTTGAAAATATGTCATTAATTCCAACTCTTTTCTTTGTTGATCCGTGGGGGTATAAAGGTTTATCATTAAGGTTAGTCAATTCTGTGGTAAAGGATTGGGGATGTGATGCTATATTCTTTTTTAACTATAATAGAATTAATATGGGTTTAAATAATAGAAATGTAAAAGCTCATATGGATGCATTATTTGGTTCGGATAGATGTGATGAGCTACGTACTAATTTACAAAATAAGACTCCCGAGGAAAAGGAACTACTTATTATTGAAGAATTATGTAATGCCTTAAAAGAATATGGTTCTAGGTATGTTTTACCATTTAGATTTAGAGATGCAAAAGGAAAGAGAACTAGTCATCATTTAATTTTTGTAAGTAAAAATTTTAAAGGTTACGAAACCATGAAGGGAATTATGGCAAAAGAGAGCACAAGTAATGAGGAAGGTGTACCTTCGTTTGAATATGATCCTGCCGATTTCTTACCACAGCAAATGCTACTTTTTAAATTATCACGATCACTAAATACTTTAAAAGATGACATCTGCAAAAATTTTTCTGGAAAAACTATGACAATGAAGGAAGTTTATGAAAGTCATAATGTTGATACACCTTTCATTAGCAAAAATTATAAAGATGCGTTAAAGGAACTTTATGATGATAAAAAAATCACCGCCATATCAAAAACAGGTAAACCACCTAAAAAAGGAACATTTGGTGATGATATATTGGTCACTTTCAATTAG